A portion of the Actomonas aquatica genome contains these proteins:
- a CDS encoding DeoR/GlpR family DNA-binding transcription regulator: MRVPLHIVEARRESLRALIRTDGFLPVGEICRRLDISPATARRDLAAIAADGQITRTRGGALADYNTNFASHGERAHRARTAKSRIAATIARRLPTKGAVFLDAGTTVQAVARHLVTERRKRQLLVVTNSLPVATVLGGADGIELHVIGGTFLHRQAILLGAESARALDSWVFDAAVLGGEGMDAYGITNSHAEIAAFQIAVLAHARDLYFGLDASKLGRATPYRVTAWEGKFHLVTDAKANALAEAGIQLPVTRRIFAR, from the coding sequence ATGCGAGTTCCCCTGCACATTGTCGAAGCGCGCCGCGAGTCACTCCGCGCGCTGATCCGCACCGATGGGTTCCTGCCCGTCGGTGAGATCTGCCGTCGGCTCGACATCTCCCCCGCCACCGCCCGGCGCGACCTCGCCGCCATCGCGGCAGACGGCCAGATTACTCGCACCCGCGGCGGCGCCCTCGCCGACTACAACACCAACTTTGCCTCCCACGGCGAACGCGCGCATCGCGCCCGCACCGCCAAGTCCCGCATCGCCGCCACCATCGCCCGCCGCCTCCCCACCAAGGGCGCGGTCTTCCTCGATGCCGGCACCACCGTGCAGGCCGTCGCCCGCCACCTCGTGACCGAGCGCCGCAAACGCCAGCTGCTCGTGGTCACCAACAGCCTCCCGGTCGCCACCGTGCTCGGCGGCGCCGACGGCATCGAACTGCACGTCATCGGCGGCACCTTCCTGCACCGCCAGGCCATCCTGCTCGGCGCCGAATCCGCCCGGGCCCTCGACAGCTGGGTCTTCGACGCCGCCGTGCTCGGTGGCGAGGGCATGGACGCCTACGGCATTACCAATTCCCACGCCGAGATTGCCGCCTTCCAGATCGCTGTGCTCGCCCACGCCCGCGACCTCTATTTCGGCCTCGACGCCTCCAAGCTCGGTCGCGCCACGCCCTACCGCGTGACCGCCTGGGAGGGCAAATTCCACCTCGTCACCGACGCGAAAGCCAACGCGCTCGCCGAGGCCGGTATCCAACTTCCGGTTACCCGCCGGATCTTCGCCCGTTAG
- a CDS encoding SMP-30/gluconolactonase/LRE family protein, whose product MPDTLSATPLPALGLYELGEGPVWDDLTQYFHWVDINTGRFFRHDPATGATTHWEMGARCGFAVPTNRPGIWLAARGAEVVCLDLATGDATPFHRLDPETDFRCNDGKCDPQGRLWAGTVPLDWGNFTGALYRVTAAAGPAAQRRQTGCSNGLAWSPDGRFCYFIDSLTGLVDRYSWSADTGTIFNRETLANYSQVDDTPDGMCIDAEGHLWVAFYNGHCVRRLDGLTGAELAKVELPVAQVTSCAFGGPDLATLYITTAFEGLDAAARAPQPLAGSLFTCQPDVRGLPVDRFRF is encoded by the coding sequence ATGCCTGACACCCTCTCTGCCACTCCCCTGCCCGCCCTCGGCCTCTACGAACTCGGCGAAGGTCCGGTCTGGGACGACCTCACCCAGTATTTCCACTGGGTCGACATCAACACCGGTCGCTTCTTCCGCCACGACCCCGCCACCGGCGCGACCACGCACTGGGAAATGGGCGCTCGCTGCGGGTTCGCCGTGCCAACCAATCGGCCGGGCATCTGGTTGGCTGCACGCGGCGCCGAGGTCGTTTGCCTCGATCTTGCCACCGGCGATGCCACGCCGTTCCACCGTCTCGATCCGGAAACCGACTTCCGTTGCAACGACGGCAAGTGCGACCCGCAAGGGCGCCTCTGGGCCGGCACCGTGCCACTAGATTGGGGCAACTTCACCGGCGCCCTTTACCGCGTCACCGCCGCCGCCGGCCCCGCCGCCCAACGCCGCCAAACCGGTTGCTCCAACGGCCTCGCCTGGTCGCCCGACGGTCGCTTCTGCTACTTCATCGACTCCCTCACCGGCCTCGTCGATCGCTACTCGTGGTCCGCCGACACCGGCACGATCTTCAATCGCGAAACATTGGCCAACTACTCCCAAGTCGACGACACGCCTGACGGCATGTGTATCGATGCCGAGGGCCATCTGTGGGTCGCCTTCTATAATGGACACTGCGTCCGCCGGCTCGACGGCCTCACCGGAGCCGAACTCGCCAAGGTGGAACTGCCGGTCGCCCAAGTCACCTCCTGCGCCTTCGGCGGCCCCGACCTCGCTACGCTCTACATCACCACCGCCTTCGAAGGCCTCGACGCCGCCGCCCGCGCCCCCCAGCCACTCGCCGGCAGCCTCTTCACCTGCCAGCCCGACGTGCGCGGTCTCCCCGTCGACCGGTTTCGTTTCTGA